In Sphingobacterium sp. R2, the genomic stretch TATGTAACAACAGTCCCTGGTGGATTTTATTGGGAGCAGGAGTTTCAACATTGGTATTCAATTCGGTTCGCGATGGGGCAGCACTTTATTATTTCAAGTATTATGTCCACGAAGCGCATTATGGTAAAATTGTGTTGCTGAATATTCCCTTTGTGTTGAGTGGCCTTTACCTGGCATTGGGTCAGATCGCCAATATCATAGGTGTAGTTTTGGCGGCTCCATTGAGCAATAAAATCGGGAAGAAAAATACATTTATGTTAGCTATGCTCTTGGCAACAGGAGGTAGTATCGTATTCTATTGGCTCGATGAGAGCCAGATTTGGGGAATTTTTGGCCTGCAGATCGTGATCAGTAGCTGCGCTGGAACAGTGTTTCCATTACTGTGGTCTATGTATGCCGACTGTGCGGATTATTCGGAGTTGAAGACAGGCAATAGGGCAACAGGTCTAATCTTTAGTTCGTCGTCGATGAGCCAAAAATTGGGCTGGGCGCTCGGGACAGCAGTAACCGGATGGTTGCTTGGCTATTTTGGCTTTCAGGCCAACCAGCTGCAGTCGGAGGAGACGCTGAGTGGAATAAAAATGTTTTTGAGCCTATTTCCAGCCATAGGAACAGTATTGTCAATTGTGTTTATCAGTCTTTACCCGCTGACAGACAAAAGAATGCAAGAGATTGCTGCACAGCTTGCCGAGCGTCGCACGTGATTCAAAGAGAAAAGTCGAAACAATGAGAGGTTTTAAAGAAGAAATTGAAAATAATATCCTTCCCTATTGGATGGACAAAATGGTGGACACAGCGAATGGTGGCTTTTTTGGCCGCATTGACGGGAACAATGTATTGCATAGGTGTGCCAACAAAGGAGTGGTGATGCATGCGAGAATCCTGTGGACATTTTCCGCTGCTTACCGTGTTCTACGGCGCGACGCCTACCGGCAGATTGCAGAAAGAGCGTACTGCTATCTTAGGGACTACTTTCTGGATAAACAGTATGGTGGCGTGTATTGGGAACTTGATTTCCGAGGACATCCAGTGAACCGTAAAAAACAAACTTACGCCCAGGGATTTGCACTCTATGCGTTTTCCGAATATTACCGTGCAACGGGGTGCTCGGAGGCACTGGACTATGCAAAAAAACAATTTTATCAGATCGAACGCTGCAAAGATGATGAATTAGGCGGGTACAGGGAAGCTTTTACTGAAGACTGGCAACCCATTGCCGATATGCGTCTCAGCGCGAAAGATGAAAACGAAGCAAAGACCATGAATACCCACCTGCATATTTTGGAACCTTATACCAACCTACTCCGTATATGGATGGATGAAGACCTGATGAAGGCACAGGCTGATTTGATAACCTTATTCCTGGAAAGGATATATAGCGAAGCTACGGGACATCTCCAGCTCTTTTTTGATGAAACATGGCAGGTAAAAGGGGAAGCGCAATCATTCGGACACGATATTGAAGCGGTTTGGCTATTGTTGGAAGCCGCCAAGGTGCTCGGTGATCCGGATCTGCTGGAGAAAGTGAAAGCTGTCGTTATACCTATTGGCCATGCCGCACTGCAGGGTATTTTGCCGGATGGTGGCCTCGCCTATGAACGGAAAGGCGGGCATTGGGATCGCGAACGCCATTGGTGGGTACAGGCCGAAGCAGTGCTGGGGTTTTCATATCTTGGGCAGATGTTGGATGACGGATTCTTTCAGGAAAAAGCAGAAAGCATATGGTCGTATATTCAATCAAATATGGTCGATCACGAAGGAGGTGAGTGGTATTGGAGCAGGCTTGAAAATGGAAAAGTAAATAGAAAAGAAGATAAAGCTGGGTTCTGGAAGTGCCCCTACCACAATGGGCGCATGTGTTTGGAAATGATCGAAAATTTTAGAATGATATGATGAAAAAAAAAGTTGCTTTCTACTTGATCCTGTTCGCAATGCTCTTCAATAATCTTTTGGCGCAATCCAATGGACCTATTGATCGTATGGCCACAAGTGAAACCGTAGCGTTGTACAACTACTTAAAAGCAGTTCAATCAAAAGGAAAAGTCCTTCTGGGCCAACAGGATGCACTTTGTTATGGCCGATATTGGAGGGGAGACTCCAACCGGAGTGATATAAAAGAAATAACAGGCAGTCACCCAGCACTGCTTGGGCTCGATTTTCAACAACTCACACATGAGGATAAGGGCTATCGGGAAAGTGAAACCAAAAGGCTTGTAAAGGTGGTGAAGGATATGTATCGAAGAGGAGGGATTATTACCTTTTCATGGCACATGTCAAATCCTGTAAACGGCGGATCCTACGAATGGAAAAGTAATCCGCAGATTGCCGTGAGCCAAATTTTGCCAGGGGGCACTTCGAATGCTGTTTATCAATCTTATCTTGATCGGATAGCTGATTTCTTGGCGCAGTGTAAGGGTCCGAATGGAGAAGCTATTCCGATTATTTTCAGACCTTTTCATGAGTTTGATGGCGATTGGTTTTGGTGGGGAAAAGGGCATGCTACTAAGGAAGAATTTGTTCAGTTATGGCGCTATACCGTTCACTATCTGCGAGAAGAGCTGGGCGTTCACCAAGTGCTCTATGCATTTTCCCCCGACTGTAAGTTTTACACCCGGGCGGAATATCTTGCTCAATTTCCAGGTGATGGATATGTCGATATTCTAGGCATGGACAATTATTGGGATTTTCGGCCTGATGGTGCCAATCATCCAGCAGCAGCCGGAATGAAGATGGAAATTGTTTCGGCTTTAGCAGTGGAAAAAGGTAAGATTGCGGCATTGACTGAAACGGGTCTCGAACGGATTACCGATCCAAACTGGTTTACTACGATTTTGCAACCCATCTTAACGAAATGGCCAATGGCATACTGTATGCTCTGGCGGAATGCAGACGATATTGCGACCCATTATTATGTACCTACCAAAGATCATCCGGCAGCAGGAGATTTCAACAAATTTTGTCAATCAGAACATATCCTTCTTCTAAACAACAGCAGGCCATTTTACCATGCAGTACTAAAATGACATAGACTATCCTGCTTACCCGCACCATGCGCTTCATTTTGATTGCCGGATTCCTCCGGCATAATACAATTCTAGTGTGCAGCCGGTTGTGCAGCCAGTCTATGATCAGTCAAAAATACGAAGCCTATCGGTCAGCGCTCGGTCATTCATTGTGATGGTATTTGTTGTTGATTTAAAGTGTTTTATGTTTGTTATGTCAATCAGAAATACCGGTATGAAAAAAGGGTTGACGATAACACATGGGAACTATTGTACATGGAGCAAACGGAGGCTTTAAGGGTAAAGCCGGCTCCGTAATCGGAAGTAGCTGGAAGAGTATCAACTACATTAAAGGGCTTTACAAAAAAAGAACGAAGCCCGCATCAGAAGCACAGATGATGCAGCAGGAAAAATTCAAAACGCTGATGCGTTTCCTACTGCCCATCAACTTCTTTTTAAAAATTGGCTTCGGCCTTAAAAACACAGAAAAATTGACACCGATCAACGCGGCATTTCAATTTAATCTGAACAGGGCCATTACGGGCGTTTATCCAAACTATGCGCTCGACTATGGCAACATCAGCATTGCAGACGGGGGCCTGTACGGTGGTGGAACGGTAGCAGTTGCCTACGATTCGGGCGAATTGACCTACAGCTGGTCGACGGGCGGTAGCGACGTTTTCGAAACCTTTGGTGACGATCTAGTCTATGTGCTGGCTTACCACCCCGAAAAGGATGAGTTTATCTCTTCCACCAAGCCAAGTACGCGGGAGACGGGGGTGGTATCCTTTATGGTGCCTGACCATCTCACGACTGGTTCGGTGCACACCTGGTTATTTTTGTCCAACCGTTCAAAAACGAAGGTGTCTAAAAGCGTGTATCTAGGCGAGCTACAGCTGATCTAATGTTAACGGGCTGAGTCGATCCGGCTCAGCCTTTTTATCTCTATTTATTATGGTAAAAAAAGCGCCGACTCCTGCGCAGCTGCGCGTTCGGGAAACATTTAAAATTGCGCGTGCCTTTTTGGCTCCGCTCAATGGATTGATCAAAAAAGGCTTTGCTGAACAGGCAAAGCGCAAAAAGTCGCTTCCATTCGGGCAGGCCTTGAGTCACACGTTGCGTATCGCAATCAGGCATGAGGCCGGAGGGCCTGTGGTAGACCCAGCGCTGGTTCTTTTGAGCGACGGTTCCATCGCACCAGCCAATATGCCTATACTAACACGCGAAAAAGATCGCATAATAGTCACGTATACAGTTCCTAGCGATAACCTATATCCATTGGACGATCAGATTATCCTTTGTGCTTATCAGGTTGAAAAGGGCTATGCTTTTATAAACGAAAAGGTCTGGAGACGGTACGATGGGCAGGCCATCTTGCACCTCCCGGCAGGCTTTGAAGCCGACGATTTTCACGTTTACTTGCTGGTCTGCGACAGAAAGGGTAAAAAGTATTCACGGTCACGTTATCTAGGGTACTCCACCAAATGAAAAAGAAACATATCCTGTTGCTCCAACG encodes the following:
- a CDS encoding MFS transporter, yielding MSKTEHITLKEKIGYGLGDAASSMFWKLFSMYLMFFYTDIFGMEAKVVGTMFLVTRVWDSLFDPVIGVLADRTQSKWGKFRPYLLYVAVPFGVIGVFTFYTPALAESGKLLYAYVTYSIMMMVYSAINVPYASLLGVMSASPKTRSVLATFRMTFAYLGSFVTLLLFNPMVNFFSGYNPHIEAQQQGWAMAAAVIALCAVVLFLLCFAWTRERVQPVTDTKSSLKQDIKDLCNNSPWWILLGAGVSTLVFNSVRDGAALYYFKYYVHEAHYGKIVLLNIPFVLSGLYLALGQIANIIGVVLAAPLSNKIGKKNTFMLAMLLATGGSIVFYWLDESQIWGIFGLQIVISSCAGTVFPLLWSMYADCADYSELKTGNRATGLIFSSSSMSQKLGWALGTAVTGWLLGYFGFQANQLQSEETLSGIKMFLSLFPAIGTVLSIVFISLYPLTDKRMQEIAAQLAERRT
- a CDS encoding glycoside hydrolase family 26 protein, with product MMKKKVAFYLILFAMLFNNLLAQSNGPIDRMATSETVALYNYLKAVQSKGKVLLGQQDALCYGRYWRGDSNRSDIKEITGSHPALLGLDFQQLTHEDKGYRESETKRLVKVVKDMYRRGGIITFSWHMSNPVNGGSYEWKSNPQIAVSQILPGGTSNAVYQSYLDRIADFLAQCKGPNGEAIPIIFRPFHEFDGDWFWWGKGHATKEEFVQLWRYTVHYLREELGVHQVLYAFSPDCKFYTRAEYLAQFPGDGYVDILGMDNYWDFRPDGANHPAAAGMKMEIVSALAVEKGKIAALTETGLERITDPNWFTTILQPILTKWPMAYCMLWRNADDIATHYYVPTKDHPAAGDFNKFCQSEHILLLNNSRPFYHAVLK
- a CDS encoding DUF6266 family protein; protein product: MVKKAPTPAQLRVRETFKIARAFLAPLNGLIKKGFAEQAKRKKSLPFGQALSHTLRIAIRHEAGGPVVDPALVLLSDGSIAPANMPILTREKDRIIVTYTVPSDNLYPLDDQIILCAYQVEKGYAFINEKVWRRYDGQAILHLPAGFEADDFHVYLLVCDRKGKKYSRSRYLGYSTK
- a CDS encoding AGE family epimerase/isomerase, whose product is MRGFKEEIENNILPYWMDKMVDTANGGFFGRIDGNNVLHRCANKGVVMHARILWTFSAAYRVLRRDAYRQIAERAYCYLRDYFLDKQYGGVYWELDFRGHPVNRKKQTYAQGFALYAFSEYYRATGCSEALDYAKKQFYQIERCKDDELGGYREAFTEDWQPIADMRLSAKDENEAKTMNTHLHILEPYTNLLRIWMDEDLMKAQADLITLFLERIYSEATGHLQLFFDETWQVKGEAQSFGHDIEAVWLLLEAAKVLGDPDLLEKVKAVVIPIGHAALQGILPDGGLAYERKGGHWDRERHWWVQAEAVLGFSYLGQMLDDGFFQEKAESIWSYIQSNMVDHEGGEWYWSRLENGKVNRKEDKAGFWKCPYHNGRMCLEMIENFRMI
- a CDS encoding DUF6266 family protein, which encodes MGTIVHGANGGFKGKAGSVIGSSWKSINYIKGLYKKRTKPASEAQMMQQEKFKTLMRFLLPINFFLKIGFGLKNTEKLTPINAAFQFNLNRAITGVYPNYALDYGNISIADGGLYGGGTVAVAYDSGELTYSWSTGGSDVFETFGDDLVYVLAYHPEKDEFISSTKPSTRETGVVSFMVPDHLTTGSVHTWLFLSNRSKTKVSKSVYLGELQLI